CGGAAGGAATTAGGGCCACATTTGATTGGGAGTCGTACTTACCAGGATACAAGAAAACCCATTTACTTAGTCAGTCCGAATGGAGGACGTTAAGTGAAATTTGGGACAAATCAGAGAATCGAATAGGTTATTTTATAGATTCCAAAACAGAAGGTGACCTGATACGCTATACTCGATTTAACCATTACAAAGGAATCTTCCCAGGAACGATTTTTTTAAGAATGAACACCGTTGCTTCCGATTTTACGATGTCTAAAGAAGAAACAGGGTACTTCAAAAGAACAGGACTTGGTTATTTTTCTGATCGTAGTTCAGGTGACGAAGCATTGACTTCTGAAGAGTTTATGGAATTCCTTGAACCGGATTTTCTGATGGTGGCTAAAAACGGCCAAAGTATCCTACCTGAGGAATTCCAGATGTCTTTTACGAATGAAATTGAGACGGAGTCGTTTATTGTTTACAGGAACTCAAAAAAGCGAGTAAACTAATTTTGACTTAAAAACGATGCTGATGTTGTTATTGAAAGGACCGCTTGCAACTTTTACAATTGCGTTCATTGTTTTAAATTCCCCTACGATAGCCCAGCGTGGCTACTGGCAGCAGCACGCCTCCTACCAAATGGAAATTGACATGGATGCCGCTAAGCACCAGTTTACGGGAAGGCAGAAGCTGGTTTACGAGAACAATTCTCCCGATACGCTCACAAAGGTTTTCTATCATTTGTATTTCAATGCGTTTCAGCCAGGAAGCATGATGGATGTCCGTTCTCGAAACATCCCGGACGCGGATCCACGGGTTGCGGACAGAATCTCTAAATTGACACCAGAAGAGATCGGTTATCACAACATTGACAAGCTGACGCAAGACGGTTCAGTCCTGAAATATCATGTGCAAGGAACGGTTCTGGAGGTTGATTTGGCTAAACCGATTCTGCCTGGGGGCAAGTCAGAATTCGTGATGGATTTCAATTCGCAAGTACCATTACAAGTACGCAGAAGTGGGCGGGACAATTCTCAAGGTGTTGATTATTCCATGACGCAGTGGTATCCGAAAATTGCCGAGTATGATTACGAAGGATGGCATTCTGACCCTTACGTTGGCCGCGAATTCTATGGTGTTTGGGGCGATTTTGATGTAAAGATTTCCATCGATAAAAACTATGCTCTTGGAGGTACGGGTTATCTACAAAACCCGAATGAGATCGGCCACGGTTATCAAGCACCAGGCGTGGAGGTGAAGGAGCCATTGGGCGAAAAACTCACATGGCATTTCGTGGCGCCACAAGTGCACGATTTCGCTTGGGCGGCCGATCCAGATTACGTTCACCATACGACACAAGTACCTGATGGCCCAACGTTGCACTTCCTTTATCTACCAGATACAACTGGTAATTGGCTCCGATTACAAAATGAATTTACGGGAGCTTTTTCGTTGATGATGGAAACGTTCGGAAAGTACCCGTACAAGCAATTCTCCGTCATTCAGGGAGGCGATGGCGGCATGGAGTACCCAATGGCCACGTTGATCACCGCAGGTAGAACATACGGAGGCCTTTTAAGTGTCACGGTTCATGAAGCGTTCCACAACTGGTACTATGGCGCGCTAGCCACCAACGAGAGCAAATATCCTTGGATGGATGAAGGCTTCACATCATACGCGC
The nucleotide sequence above comes from Flavobacteriales bacterium. Encoded proteins:
- a CDS encoding M1 family metallopeptidase: MLMLLLKGPLATFTIAFIVLNSPTIAQRGYWQQHASYQMEIDMDAAKHQFTGRQKLVYENNSPDTLTKVFYHLYFNAFQPGSMMDVRSRNIPDADPRVADRISKLTPEEIGYHNIDKLTQDGSVLKYHVQGTVLEVDLAKPILPGGKSEFVMDFNSQVPLQVRRSGRDNSQGVDYSMTQWYPKIAEYDYEGWHSDPYVGREFYGVWGDFDVKISIDKNYALGGTGYLQNPNEIGHGYQAPGVEVKEPLGEKLTWHFVAPQVHDFAWAADPDYVHHTTQVPDGPTLHFLYLPDTTGNWLRLQNEFTGAFSLMMETFGKYPYKQFSVIQGGDGGMEYPMATLITAGRTYGGLLSVTVHEAFHNWYYGALATNESKYPWMDEGFTSYAQDYVLNAIGKNPVENPHANDIKRLADLYANGLQEPLTTHADHFQTNYCYGISSYVKGSVFLMQLEYIVGKDAFWKGMKRYFNEWKFKHPTPNDFLRVMEKTSGLELNWFMDLWVGTTQHIDYSIEELEKEQQGRTEIELKRLGQIPMPLDIKIVDKDGNATWYYIPVGLMRGEKPAEQAQAGRVILPDWEWTNPSYTFEVDLKKRKIESVVIDPSNRLADLNNLNGVYPFPKERK